In Reichenbachiella agarivorans, one genomic interval encodes:
- a CDS encoding ion transporter, whose amino-acid sequence MAEDLSQLKNWQKKIHEIIFGYETTGGKLFDVALLLVILASVLTVMLESVQEVNRSYRVQLKIIEWIFTFLFSVEYIARIACSPKPLRYVLSFMGIIDLLSLIPTYLGIFIDGTHALSVIRAIRLIRVFRILKLTHFMGGAEQLGNALWYSRHKIIVFLGSVLCIVVIIGTLMYIIEGGKNGFTSIPKSIYWSIVTITTVGYGDIAPQTLLGQSLASALMIIGYAILAVPTGIVTSEIMQSERRLNSVTCSNCGSNDLPKRSNYCLNCGENLLRNNSQN is encoded by the coding sequence ATGGCAGAAGATCTCTCCCAACTCAAAAATTGGCAAAAGAAGATTCATGAAATCATCTTTGGTTATGAAACTACCGGAGGAAAACTCTTCGATGTTGCTCTGCTTTTGGTCATTTTGGCCAGTGTCCTGACGGTCATGTTGGAGAGCGTACAAGAGGTGAATCGATCGTATCGAGTTCAACTCAAAATCATAGAATGGATATTCACGTTCTTGTTTTCTGTCGAATATATCGCCAGAATAGCCTGCTCACCCAAACCACTCCGTTATGTATTGAGTTTTATGGGGATCATAGATTTGCTCTCCTTGATTCCAACCTATCTGGGTATTTTCATAGATGGCACACATGCTTTGTCTGTCATTCGGGCGATTCGCTTGATCAGGGTATTCAGGATATTGAAATTGACCCATTTTATGGGAGGAGCGGAGCAACTGGGGAATGCCCTTTGGTACAGCCGTCACAAGATCATCGTCTTTTTGGGCAGTGTACTGTGCATAGTCGTGATCATTGGCACTTTGATGTACATCATAGAAGGTGGTAAAAACGGCTTCACCAGCATCCCCAAAAGTATCTATTGGTCTATTGTGACCATCACTACCGTAGGATATGGAGATATTGCGCCACAAACCTTGCTGGGTCAGAGCCTGGCATCAGCGCTCATGATCATTGGTTATGCGATCCTGGCTGTACCTACGGGTATCGTCACGAGTGAAATCATGCAAAGTGAAAGAAGACTCAATTCAGTCACCTGTAGCAATTGTGGCTCCAACGATCTCCCCAAAAGATCCAATTATTGTCTCAATTGCGGTGAAAATCTCCTTAGAAATAATAGCCAAAATTAA
- a CDS encoding FAD-binding and (Fe-S)-binding domain-containing protein: protein MKNALVDLGKRLKGELFLDDTLRTLYATDASAYRELPLAVAMPRDKDDIRILIQFANEHQTSLIPRTAGTSLAGQVVGAGIVVDVSKYFHEVLEVNQDQNWVKVQPGVIRDDLNRHLKPFGMFYGPETSTANRAMIGGMVGNNSCGSNSIVYGSAREHLLEVTGFLSDGSEVTFGEIDGATFESKLKEDSLEGSIYRRVNELLQPAEVREEIEREFPKPSIPRRNTGYAVDLLAINKPFDPKGQEFNFCKLIAGSEGTLMFITEIKLNTLPLPPKDKALVCIHCHDVHESLLANLIGIKYEPHASELIDDIILECTKENIEQQKNRFFVQGDPGAILVVELVAENDELLNQKCDAMIAELQKAGLGYHYPVLKGGDIGKIWNLRKAGLGLLANIPGDAKAQPVIEDTAVDVQDLPEYIREFNETLKKYNLSCVHYAHAGSGELHLRPVLNMKTDEGHRMFRVVAEEISRLVKKYRGSLSGEHGDGRLRGEFLKEQIGEKNYELVREVKKAWDPNGIFNPGKITDTAKMDEMLRYTPNQPDPEIKTYFNWERSKGVLRAAELCNGSGDCRKSEGSGGTMCPSYMATRNEKDTTRARANILREVLTHSDKINKFDSQEIKEVMDLCLSCKGCKSECPSNVDMARLKAEFEQQYYDANGMPLAKRMMGEYALNMKLASWVPWAYNLMFKAPLISALSKSLMGVHKDRSMPPMPSVTMKSWYKKNKSKLKSQNSDKAFYLFFDEFTNYLDAQIGITAIQLMDELGYRVMELEHDQSGRALISKGMVRKAKKIANKNVLLLDGKLSTETPLVGLEPSTILTLRDEYPDLCDIELKDKAMIIADSCLTIEEFLAREFRRGNISRSSFSSEKRQLKVHGHCHQKALSSVLTLKDALSIPENYEVEVIQSGCCGMAGSFGYEKDHFDTSMKVGELVLFPTVRQAAATTIISAPGTSCRHQIKDGTGKLALHPVEVLYQALKAN, encoded by the coding sequence ATGAAAAATGCACTGGTAGATTTAGGCAAGAGACTAAAGGGAGAACTGTTTTTGGATGACACGTTGAGGACATTGTATGCTACTGATGCATCTGCCTATCGTGAATTGCCCCTTGCTGTTGCCATGCCGAGAGACAAGGATGACATTCGGATTCTGATTCAGTTTGCCAATGAGCATCAAACGTCTTTGATCCCTCGGACTGCGGGCACTTCCCTAGCTGGACAGGTAGTAGGGGCTGGGATCGTAGTGGATGTGTCCAAGTATTTTCATGAAGTTTTAGAAGTCAATCAGGATCAAAATTGGGTCAAAGTACAGCCAGGGGTGATTCGTGATGACTTGAATCGTCATTTGAAACCATTCGGGATGTTTTATGGACCCGAAACATCCACGGCCAACAGAGCCATGATTGGAGGGATGGTAGGCAACAACTCATGTGGATCCAATTCGATCGTATATGGTAGTGCCAGAGAACATTTGCTAGAGGTGACTGGATTTTTGTCGGATGGTTCTGAAGTGACTTTTGGAGAAATCGATGGGGCTACCTTTGAGTCAAAGCTAAAGGAAGATTCTTTGGAAGGGAGTATCTACCGTCGAGTCAATGAACTCCTACAGCCTGCAGAGGTAAGAGAAGAAATAGAAAGGGAATTTCCTAAGCCAAGTATCCCAAGGAGAAACACAGGTTATGCGGTAGATTTATTGGCTATCAACAAGCCCTTTGATCCCAAAGGACAAGAATTTAATTTTTGCAAGTTGATTGCGGGCTCAGAAGGGACATTGATGTTCATCACCGAGATCAAACTCAACACCCTACCTTTGCCTCCCAAGGACAAGGCTTTGGTTTGTATCCATTGCCACGATGTGCATGAGTCATTGCTAGCCAACCTCATCGGGATCAAATATGAACCACATGCCAGTGAGTTGATTGATGACATCATCTTAGAGTGCACCAAGGAAAACATCGAGCAGCAGAAAAACAGATTCTTCGTACAAGGTGATCCAGGAGCCATTTTGGTGGTCGAGTTGGTTGCTGAAAATGACGAACTACTCAATCAAAAGTGTGATGCGATGATTGCCGAACTACAAAAGGCTGGGTTGGGCTATCACTATCCAGTATTGAAAGGAGGTGATATTGGCAAAATATGGAATTTGAGAAAGGCTGGACTAGGCTTGCTTGCCAACATACCAGGAGACGCCAAGGCGCAACCTGTGATCGAAGATACAGCCGTAGATGTGCAAGACTTGCCAGAGTACATCCGAGAGTTCAATGAGACCCTAAAAAAATATAACCTCAGCTGTGTACACTATGCACATGCTGGATCTGGCGAGCTGCATCTGCGCCCAGTGCTCAACATGAAGACTGATGAAGGTCATCGGATGTTTAGAGTCGTGGCAGAAGAAATCTCTCGTTTGGTAAAAAAATACCGAGGATCACTCAGTGGAGAGCACGGTGATGGTAGGCTGAGAGGGGAGTTTCTCAAGGAACAAATCGGAGAGAAAAATTATGAATTGGTCAGAGAGGTCAAGAAGGCTTGGGATCCAAATGGAATATTCAATCCTGGCAAGATCACCGATACGGCAAAAATGGATGAAATGCTCCGCTACACGCCGAATCAACCTGACCCTGAGATCAAGACCTATTTCAACTGGGAGCGTAGCAAAGGGGTGCTCAGAGCAGCAGAGCTTTGTAATGGCTCAGGAGATTGCCGAAAGTCTGAAGGCAGCGGGGGGACGATGTGTCCCAGCTACATGGCTACCCGCAACGAAAAAGATACCACACGTGCAAGAGCCAATATCTTGCGTGAAGTGTTGACTCATTCTGACAAGATCAACAAGTTTGACAGTCAAGAAATCAAGGAGGTGATGGATCTCTGTCTGTCATGCAAAGGCTGTAAGTCTGAGTGTCCGTCCAACGTGGACATGGCTCGACTCAAAGCAGAGTTTGAGCAACAATACTATGATGCCAACGGGATGCCACTTGCCAAACGCATGATGGGAGAATATGCCCTCAATATGAAGCTGGCTTCATGGGTTCCTTGGGCGTACAATTTGATGTTCAAAGCACCGTTGATTAGTGCTTTGAGCAAATCTCTCATGGGTGTGCACAAAGACCGCTCTATGCCTCCTATGCCGTCTGTGACGATGAAAAGCTGGTACAAAAAGAACAAGTCAAAGCTGAAGAGCCAAAACTCTGACAAGGCATTCTATCTCTTTTTTGATGAGTTTACCAATTATCTCGATGCGCAGATTGGCATCACGGCTATCCAGTTGATGGATGAGTTGGGCTACAGAGTGATGGAATTGGAGCATGACCAGTCTGGACGTGCTTTGATATCTAAAGGCATGGTGCGCAAGGCAAAGAAAATTGCCAACAAGAACGTACTATTACTGGATGGAAAATTGAGTACCGAGACTCCTTTGGTCGGATTGGAACCATCTACCATCTTGACTTTGCGAGATGAATATCCTGATCTATGTGACATAGAACTGAAAGACAAGGCCATGATCATCGCAGATTCTTGTTTGACGATAGAGGAGTTTTTGGCGCGAGAGTTTAGACGTGGCAACATCAGCAGATCCAGTTTCTCATCCGAGAAAAGGCAGCTCAAAGTCCATGGGCATTGCCACCAAAAGGCCTTGTCGTCCGTTTTGACTTTGAAGGACGCACTGTCTATTCCTGAGAACTACGAGGTGGAGGTCATCCAATCGGGATGTTGTGGCATGGCAGGTTCCTTTGGTTATGAAAAGGATCACTTTGATACTTCGATGAAGGTTGGTGAGTTGGTTTTGTTTCCTACTGTGCGCCAGGCCGCAGCGACCACAATCATCTCAGCCCCAGGTACCAGTTGCCGACATCAGATCAAAGATGGCACGGGCAAACTTGCCCTCCACCCAGTGGAAGTATTGTATCAAGCGTTGAAAGCGAATTAA
- a CDS encoding NfeD family protein, which produces MIDWIIISFLILAGIGLIIVEIIFVPGTTIVGFGGLFIGLYGVYRSYELFGSEVGHWVLAGSIAACAAAIIYSFNSNAWKRFALKGSINSRVNENLTAQLTAGLEGVTVSSLKPIGKAKFQDIEYEVCSLGNFIEEKRPIKIIKIEINKIYVELI; this is translated from the coding sequence TTGATTGACTGGATAATTATAAGTTTTTTGATTCTTGCGGGCATAGGTCTGATTATCGTAGAGATCATCTTCGTACCAGGAACAACCATTGTTGGTTTTGGTGGGTTGTTTATAGGTTTATATGGAGTCTACCGTAGCTACGAACTGTTCGGCTCTGAGGTGGGTCACTGGGTTTTGGCGGGTTCTATCGCTGCCTGTGCTGCTGCAATAATTTACAGCTTCAATTCCAATGCTTGGAAGCGATTTGCGCTCAAAGGAAGCATCAATTCTCGCGTCAATGAAAACTTAACAGCACAATTGACTGCTGGTTTGGAAGGGGTGACAGTTTCTTCTTTGAAACCTATTGGCAAAGCCAAGTTTCAGGATATAGAGTATGAGGTTTGTTCCTTGGGAAATTTTATCGAAGAAAAGCGACCCATTAAAATAATCAAAATTGAAATCAACAAAATATACGTAGAACTAATTTAA
- a CDS encoding transporter substrate-binding domain-containing protein: MRQLKTVVSLILLVCVVSTAAMAQATLKQIIKKGEIRVGITGNQPPFAMKAKTGDYIGYEIDLATMLAESMSVKLTLVPMEFHNLIPALEDGKVDIVMSGMTITPERNMRVAFVGPYMISGKSILTKSKLLSRSQSTEDVNQNPNMRVAVLEGSTSEAFAKSYMTNADIQPTSSYDEAIKMLRDDVVKAVVADYPFTLVSSLKYGHEGIVSLSEPLTLEPIGAALPQEDALFLNLVQNYMNSLQLAGILDELNKKWLENGMWLLQVE; encoded by the coding sequence ATGAGACAATTAAAAACAGTCGTATCTCTAATACTTCTCGTCTGCGTGGTGAGCACAGCAGCAATGGCTCAGGCCACTTTGAAACAAATCATCAAAAAAGGTGAGATCAGAGTAGGTATCACGGGCAACCAGCCACCCTTTGCGATGAAGGCTAAAACGGGGGATTACATCGGATATGAAATCGACCTGGCTACCATGTTGGCAGAATCTATGAGCGTGAAACTAACACTCGTACCGATGGAGTTTCACAACTTGATCCCTGCTTTGGAAGATGGCAAAGTAGATATAGTGATGTCTGGTATGACGATTACTCCTGAGCGCAACATGAGGGTGGCCTTTGTGGGTCCATACATGATCTCAGGCAAATCTATCCTGACCAAGTCCAAGTTGCTATCTAGGTCACAAAGCACAGAGGATGTCAACCAAAATCCTAACATGCGTGTGGCAGTATTAGAAGGCTCTACAAGCGAGGCTTTTGCTAAATCATACATGACCAATGCAGATATTCAGCCTACCAGCAGTTATGATGAAGCCATAAAAATGCTCAGAGACGATGTAGTCAAAGCAGTTGTTGCGGATTACCCATTTACTTTGGTTTCGTCTTTGAAATACGGTCATGAAGGAATTGTGAGCCTGAGCGAGCCATTGACTTTGGAGCCAATTGGTGCGGCACTACCACAAGAAGATGCTTTGTTTCTCAATCTGGTTCAGAACTACATGAACTCGTTGCAATTGGCGGGAATCTTGGACGAGTTGAACAAAAAATGGTTGGAGAACGGCATGTGGTTGCTTCAAGTTGAATAA
- a CDS encoding TVP38/TMEM64 family protein, whose translation MNTTFDRLRQSRFWLLFERNKTIAILMLWMAVVPITASLVITYFLVTLEGLIVSFGWWEWGLFYLGTALTMSLAITPTTFIALLSGYFLGMESLVAVILAYEMASVVGYYLAKWLDRDFIKQLVIQYPKAAGYIDNVTHKQFMTTVLARLSPALPFALMNVVLSTSNIRFWTFFWAGLLGMLPRTVLFVWIGSQAQFLQDAIHHDQSVLWSVTASVVVMYAMYRMIKPSRQNTD comes from the coding sequence TTGAATACGACATTTGATAGATTGAGACAGTCACGATTTTGGTTACTATTTGAGCGAAACAAAACTATAGCCATATTGATGCTGTGGATGGCGGTAGTACCTATTACCGCCTCGTTGGTTATCACCTATTTCCTAGTGACACTTGAGGGACTGATTGTCTCTTTTGGTTGGTGGGAGTGGGGATTGTTTTATTTAGGAACTGCCCTTACCATGTCATTGGCGATCACACCGACGACTTTTATTGCATTGCTCAGTGGTTATTTTCTTGGGATGGAAAGCCTGGTTGCAGTTATTTTGGCATACGAGATGGCTTCTGTAGTTGGTTATTATTTGGCCAAGTGGTTGGATAGAGATTTTATCAAGCAACTGGTCATACAATACCCAAAGGCTGCTGGATACATAGACAATGTCACCCACAAGCAATTCATGACGACTGTACTGGCTCGTCTGTCTCCTGCCCTTCCTTTTGCTCTGATGAATGTCGTTTTGTCCACTTCCAACATTCGTTTTTGGACTTTCTTTTGGGCAGGTCTATTGGGTATGCTACCTCGCACCGTCTTATTCGTATGGATAGGCAGTCAGGCACAATTCCTACAGGACGCCATCCATCACGACCAAAGTGTACTTTGGAGTGTGACAGCATCAGTGGTCGTCATGTATGCCATGTACCGAATGATCAAGCCTTCTCGCCAAAATACTGATTGA
- a CDS encoding methylenetetrahydrofolate reductase yields the protein MTLKDKIENHKGGYLFYGLTPPKFSTDEASIQTIAANQIARLQGINLDALVLYDIQDESARTEMPRPFPFMQTLDPGFYSKHYLQELVIPKIIYKSVGKFSQGSFQSWLTENPNQIEYAVFVGSPSAHDSGLTLQEAYEIKQASDSKLMIGGVTIPERHLKKEDEHIRVSKKREHGCQFFISQCVYSLDHAKDFLSDYYYSTETGNTPLAPIIFTLTPCGSLKTLQFMEWLGIHIPKWLKNDLKNCEDILSRSMDICRTVAKELLEYCRIKNIPIGFNIESVAIRKAEIDASIELLREVEMMQRASALKNQLLQGNK from the coding sequence ATGACATTAAAAGATAAAATAGAAAATCACAAAGGAGGCTACTTGTTCTATGGATTGACCCCTCCTAAATTTTCGACCGACGAAGCATCGATACAAACAATAGCCGCCAATCAGATTGCTCGACTCCAAGGCATCAATTTGGATGCATTGGTCCTTTATGATATTCAGGACGAATCCGCCCGTACGGAGATGCCTCGTCCCTTTCCATTTATGCAGACCTTGGATCCAGGTTTTTACTCCAAGCATTACCTTCAAGAGCTGGTCATCCCTAAAATCATCTACAAAAGTGTGGGAAAGTTTAGTCAAGGCAGTTTCCAATCCTGGTTAACCGAAAATCCTAACCAAATCGAATATGCCGTATTTGTAGGTTCGCCATCTGCCCATGACTCAGGATTGACACTACAGGAGGCATATGAGATCAAACAAGCAAGCGATTCCAAATTGATGATTGGAGGTGTCACTATACCAGAGAGGCATCTCAAAAAAGAAGACGAACATATCAGAGTATCCAAAAAACGCGAACATGGTTGCCAATTTTTTATCTCTCAGTGTGTGTACAGTCTCGACCATGCCAAGGATTTTTTATCTGACTACTACTATAGCACAGAGACTGGAAATACCCCTTTGGCTCCCATCATCTTTACCCTGACACCCTGTGGTTCGCTCAAAACCTTGCAATTCATGGAGTGGCTTGGGATTCATATTCCCAAATGGCTCAAAAATGATTTGAAAAATTGTGAAGACATTTTGTCAAGGTCCATGGATATTTGCCGCACTGTCGCCAAAGAGTTGCTGGAGTATTGCCGCATCAAAAACATCCCCATAGGATTCAACATAGAAAGTGTCGCAATCAGAAAAGCCGAGATTGATGCTTCGATCGAGCTACTTCGAGAGGTAGAAATGATGCAACGGGCATCGGCCTTGAAAAACCAATTGCTGCAAGGCAATAAATAG
- a CDS encoding OmpA family protein: protein MKTLFISCICLCMSIQVWAQCSEGMSEGDNLISNSDFCKGNQDFESDYQFTRESGGEALLLGGRYATVTNPQYAMGLYPACRDHSSNGGVMLVFNGSESPNENAWSQTVKELKTNTEYVFSFWTAPLLRYSPAELEVYIDEVSVGKGFKLDSSLCEWRKYTVTWNSGNNTQAKLAIRNINMECISAHFALDDISFSACVPSDLKHQLSQAKAGQVFQLKNIYFETAKYVLKPESYTELDVLLEFMWQKPNVEIEIAGHTDNVGSQTNNQILSENRAKAVADYLEEKGIKPYRFTARGYGEDMPVDKNNTEEGRQNNRRVEFKIVKI from the coding sequence ATGAAAACGCTCTTCATCTCCTGTATATGCCTCTGTATGTCAATCCAAGTGTGGGCACAGTGCTCCGAAGGAATGTCAGAAGGTGACAACCTCATTAGCAATTCAGATTTCTGCAAGGGAAACCAAGATTTTGAATCTGATTACCAGTTTACAAGAGAGTCTGGAGGTGAAGCTCTCTTGTTGGGAGGCAGATATGCAACCGTCACCAACCCTCAGTATGCGATGGGATTGTACCCAGCCTGTAGAGACCACAGCTCCAATGGTGGAGTCATGCTGGTATTCAACGGATCGGAATCACCCAACGAAAATGCATGGTCCCAAACAGTCAAGGAATTGAAAACCAATACGGAATATGTCTTTAGCTTTTGGACAGCTCCTCTATTGAGATATTCTCCTGCCGAACTCGAAGTGTACATAGACGAGGTCTCTGTAGGCAAAGGTTTCAAACTCGATAGTTCACTCTGTGAGTGGCGCAAATACACCGTCACTTGGAACTCAGGAAATAATACACAAGCCAAATTGGCCATTAGAAACATCAATATGGAATGTATCTCAGCACATTTTGCCTTGGACGATATTTCTTTTTCTGCCTGTGTACCCTCAGATTTGAAACACCAACTCTCTCAAGCCAAAGCAGGACAAGTCTTCCAATTGAAGAACATTTATTTCGAAACAGCCAAGTACGTCTTGAAACCAGAATCCTATACAGAGCTCGACGTACTGTTGGAGTTTATGTGGCAAAAACCCAATGTAGAAATCGAAATCGCTGGGCATACAGACAATGTAGGCTCTCAAACTAACAACCAAATTCTGTCTGAAAACCGAGCCAAAGCAGTTGCTGACTACTTGGAAGAAAAAGGAATCAAACCTTATCGTTTCACAGCCAGAGGCTATGGTGAAGACATGCCTGTCGACAAAAACAACACAGAAGAAGGCCGTCAAAATAACCGAAGAGTAGAATTCAAAATCGTGAAAATATAA
- a CDS encoding cystathionine gamma-synthase, with product MTPIKMKFGTKAIHAGVEPDPTTGAIMTPIYQTSTYAQPSPGKHKGYEYSRTQNPTRDALQTNLAALENANHGLVFGSGMAAIDAILKLLKPGDEVLSSNDLYGGTYRIFTQIYQDFGIKFKFVDMLDLNRISEHFNDHTRLVWIETPSNPMMNIIDIKGLASVCKKSNALLCVDNTFATPFLQNPIDLGADIVMHSVTKYIAGHSDVVMGALMMNRADLFEKLSFIQNASGAVAGPQDCFLVLRGVKTLHIRMERHCENGRRIAYFLEAHPKVSKVYWPGFEKHQNHDVAKKQMRDFGGMISFVLKDDKLESAISFMEKLKLFTLAESLGGVESLVGHPASMTHASIPREERLKSGLKDSLIRLSVGIEDAEDLVDDLEQALG from the coding sequence ATGACCCCTATTAAAATGAAATTCGGCACCAAAGCCATACATGCTGGAGTAGAGCCTGATCCCACCACTGGAGCCATCATGACTCCAATCTATCAGACATCCACCTACGCCCAGCCATCTCCTGGCAAACACAAGGGATATGAATACTCACGAACCCAAAATCCTACCAGAGATGCCTTGCAGACCAATCTCGCAGCGTTAGAAAATGCCAACCATGGATTGGTATTCGGATCAGGTATGGCAGCCATTGATGCCATTTTGAAACTCCTCAAGCCTGGCGATGAAGTGTTGAGTTCCAATGACCTATATGGAGGGACTTACCGAATTTTCACTCAGATATATCAAGATTTTGGGATCAAATTCAAATTTGTAGATATGCTGGATTTGAACCGCATCTCCGAGCATTTCAACGATCATACCCGACTCGTGTGGATCGAAACTCCATCCAATCCCATGATGAACATCATTGACATCAAGGGCCTAGCGAGTGTTTGCAAAAAATCAAACGCCTTGCTTTGTGTGGACAACACATTTGCTACCCCATTTTTGCAAAACCCTATCGACCTGGGTGCCGATATCGTGATGCACTCCGTGACAAAATATATAGCTGGTCACTCAGATGTGGTGATGGGTGCTCTGATGATGAACCGCGCTGATCTTTTCGAAAAACTCTCTTTCATCCAAAATGCAAGTGGAGCAGTGGCAGGACCACAAGATTGCTTTCTCGTACTGAGAGGTGTCAAGACCTTGCACATACGGATGGAGCGTCACTGTGAAAACGGTAGACGCATTGCCTATTTCTTAGAGGCGCATCCCAAGGTGAGCAAAGTTTATTGGCCTGGATTTGAAAAACATCAAAACCATGATGTAGCCAAAAAACAGATGAGGGACTTTGGCGGGATGATTTCTTTTGTACTCAAAGACGACAAGCTGGAAAGTGCCATCTCCTTTATGGAAAAGTTGAAGCTGTTCACGCTTGCAGAATCTTTGGGAGGTGTAGAGTCATTGGTAGGCCACCCGGCAAGTATGACACATGCTAGTATCCCTAGAGAAGAACGCCTCAAATCTGGACTGAAAGACTCTCTGATCAGGTTAAGCGTAGGGATCGAAGATGCCGAGGATCTGGTCGATGATTTGGAGCAAGCTCTCGGATGA
- a CDS encoding phenylalanine 4-monooxygenase, whose product MLENKDPYDFPTEPLHQHYGDYRPEHFEVWRLLYDKQLLVLKDRASRAYFEGLDVCGFSADHIPLLETVNKNLDGATGWQLYIVPGLIADKPFFEFLHRKNFPVTTWLRTIKELEYLEEPDMFHDVFGHVPLLSNPHFSEFMKGLAAIALKHIENPQAIELMSRLYWFTVEFGLIQEDGKIKIYGAGIVSSPGESIYAIEDEDVPRIPYDIKTILETPFYKHDYQQQYFVINNFEQLFESLPELDSLLTSMIQTRKI is encoded by the coding sequence ATGTTGGAAAACAAAGACCCCTACGATTTCCCAACCGAGCCTTTGCATCAGCACTACGGTGATTATCGTCCTGAGCACTTTGAGGTTTGGAGATTGCTCTACGATAAACAGTTGCTGGTACTGAAAGACCGTGCCTCCCGTGCCTATTTCGAAGGACTAGATGTTTGTGGCTTTTCTGCGGATCATATCCCACTTCTGGAGACTGTAAATAAAAACCTAGACGGAGCAACTGGCTGGCAGCTCTACATCGTCCCTGGTTTGATTGCGGACAAGCCCTTCTTCGAGTTTCTGCATCGCAAAAACTTCCCTGTCACGACTTGGTTGCGTACTATCAAAGAACTGGAATACCTAGAAGAGCCCGATATGTTTCATGACGTATTTGGGCATGTCCCGCTCCTCAGCAATCCGCACTTCAGTGAATTCATGAAAGGACTGGCAGCCATCGCACTCAAACACATCGAAAATCCACAAGCCATAGAACTGATGAGCAGACTGTATTGGTTCACCGTCGAGTTTGGATTGATACAGGAAGATGGAAAAATCAAAATCTATGGAGCTGGAATCGTCTCCTCCCCAGGTGAATCCATCTATGCAATAGAAGACGAAGATGTCCCGAGAATACCTTATGACATAAAAACAATTTTGGAAACACCGTTCTACAAACACGACTACCAGCAACAGTATTTTGTGATCAACAATTTTGAGCAGCTATTCGAAAGTTTGCCAGAGCTTGATTCCTTGCTAACCAGCATGATCCAAACTCGGAAAATTTGA